The Mastacembelus armatus chromosome 9, fMasArm1.2, whole genome shotgun sequence genome contains a region encoding:
- the LOC113138876 gene encoding ubiquitin-associated protein 2-like isoform X1 — MMTSVVSNQARGTRDRTLSSTTQTTQPQKQIQATAEQIRLAQVIYDKNDGDFEDKVKQLIEVSGKTQDECMVALHDCNEDVNRAINFLLESTSDTNSWETVGKKRSLGKEGGPSETKESREKKGGEREASRGRGASSRRGRGISRGREGRFEENGFEVAPGERGGDRGRRGRGRGTGARGRGRAAAGNRFSSQGMGTFNPADYSANSGACQETWDGDGNEPAEGTGTWGGNLEDWTSEDWNEDLSETKVFTASSAPANHITPGHNVDLATILPKAGVSVGASMDSDLGVIVDCPSAEDLGQGLVFTNSHHNGRTATHSYAHATANSYAHAASASATCPHPALSSVLGSGFGSLNVPKPAPTSDIRTSEQLNGPRLGQRASQTLAATSNSSLSKDARPPPMQSPAPASSPSVDVKPQRVENGPVTAQHLEMKLQPEPSAVLSQLAQRQQQSSILPNTEPLGLSLSHAPEVPTPPGHESSAPPLRDGASPGVKLPGMEPSITEPPQRQLKTQRRRVPPPSKIPSSAVEMPGSADISGLNVQFGALDFGSEAGSGTVDMTQAESVREQAPKQISAPAPMPVPAVAPTQQPQSSLFSKSGSVSEHMSSLSTLPSAVSDPSFPSPSLGLPSATASPSSAAPTTTSRAESTVPRSLPPHLGFSQNKDVPSAAGGPLTNGYGGMKAQSAQDTTSSTPRTVKTESPVMTSDGGSGHHISSPAVTPSHSTPIPSLSNHVTTAHSSGSALATSSSMTISNEENSNSGNLHAFTSSSSQGVNPSPSAPLAVSSSTTNSMHSSGATGLTPNGSNTTHSAAGSRTAPLLTTTSGKAPPNLAQGVPPLLANQYIMGPGGLLPAYPQIYGYEDLQMLQSRLPMDYYGVTFPGTAATIPGRDALANNPYSGEATKFGRNDSSSPAPPTSLSTAGVQSQPQQAPQAGTQGQGQGQSQGQQTQNQAFLNPPLPPGYGYTGLPYYAGMPGVPSAFQYGPTVFVPPASAKQPAMGLANPSNQYHQQHQPSYGQHAYGTAFDDLSQAHGGEYSKGGYGGSAQSQAKSAGSGPGKDDSTVKSVLEKAPGLSGSGTSGGVPDMGGSIYSKTQSFDKQAFHTGTPPPFNLPSALGGTGPLNPGAAPGYAPAPFLHILPPHQQPHSQLLHHHITQDGQGGPGQRSQSSSMQQKNQGSKSSYGSSPYWAN, encoded by the exons atgatgaCTTCAGTGGTCAGCAACCAAGCCCGGGGAACTCGGGACAGAACGCTGTCCTCCaccacacaaaccacacagcCACAGAAACAGATACAG GCCACGGCAGAGCAGATCCGTTTAGCCCAAGTGATCTATGACAAAAATGATGGTGACTTTGAAGACAAGGTCAAACAG CTGATTGAAGTAAGTGGCAAGACCCAAGATGAGTGCATGGTAGCACTCCATGACTGCAATGAGGATGTAAACAGAGCCATCAATTTTCTGTTGGAGAGCACTTCTGACACA AACTCTTGGGAGACTGTCGGAAAGAAGCGCAGCCTTGGAAAAGAGGGAGGACCCTCAGAGACAAAGGAGAGCAgggaaaagaaaggaggagagagggaagccAGTCGTGGACGTGGGGCGTCCAGTAGGAGGGGCAGAGGCATCAGCAGAGGGCGTGAGG GTCGATTTGAAGAGAATGGATTTGAGGTGGCTCCTGGAGAAAGAGGGGGAGACCGTGGACGCAGGGGGCGTGGCAGAG GTACAGGGGCTCGTGGTAGAGGAAGAGCAGCTGCTGGCAACAGGTTCTCCTCCCAAGGAATGGG CACCTTCAACCCTGCTGACTACTCTGCTAACTCTGGAGCTTGCCAGGAGACATGGGATGGGGATGGAAACGAACCTGCTGAGGGAACTG gaACATGGGGAGGTAATCTGGAAGACTGGACTTCAGAAGACTGGAATGAGGAT TTGTCTGAGACCAAAGTTTTCACTGCCTCTTCTGCTCCAGCAAATCACATCACACCCGGACACAA TGTGGACCTGGCTACCATACTGCCTAAGGCTGGAGTCAGTGTAGGAGCGTCTATGGATTCTGACTTGGGGGTGATAGTTGATTGCCCTTCAGCTGAGGATTTGGGCCAAGGCCTGGTATTCACCAATTCCCATCACAACGGACGCACTGCAACACACAGCTACGCACATGCTACAGCCAACAGCTACGCCCATGCTGCCTCTGCCAGTGCCACCTGTCCACATCCTGCTTTG TCCTCAGTCCTGGGCTCTGGCTTTGGGTCTCTGAATGTACCTAAGCCAGCACCTACCTCTGATATCAGGACATCAGAGCAGCTCAATGGGCCTCGGCTTGGTCAGAGAGCCAGTCAGACGTTGGCTGCCACCAGCAACAGCAGTCTTTCCAAAGATGCAAGACCACCTCCGATGCAAAGTCCCGCTCctgcctcctctccctctgtagACGTCAAACCTCAGCGAGTAGAGAATGGCCCTGTGACTGCCCAACACT TGGAGATGAAGCTTCAGCCAGAGCCATCAGCAGTGCTCAGCCAGCTGGCTCAGAGGCAACAACAATCCTCAATCCTTCCCAACACAGAGCCTCTGGGCTTGTCACTGTCACATGCTCCAGAGGTCCCCACACCACCAG GCCATGAGTCCTCTGCTCCCCCTCTAAGAGATGGAGCTTCTCCTGGAGTAAAGCTGCCAGGCATGGAGCCTAGCATCACAGAACCCCCTCAACGGCAGCTAAAGACACAGAGACGCAGAGTACCTCCTCCCTCAAAG ATCCCGTCGTCAGCAGTGGAGATGCCTGGCTCAGCGGATATATCTGGCCTGAATGTTCAGTTTGGAGCACTTGACTTTGGGTCTGAGGCTGGTAGTGGAACAGTAGACATGACACAGGCAGAGTCGGTCAGGGAACAAGCCCCCAAACAGATCTCAGCTCCAGCACCCATGCCTGTCCCTGCTGTGGCTCCCACACAGCAGCCACAAAGCAGCCTGTTCTCTAAGTCAGGATCTGTGAG TGAACACATGAGCAGCTTATCCACCTTACCCTCAGCTGTATCAGATCCCAGCTTCCCCTCACCCTCTCTGGGTCTGCCCAGTGCTACAGCTTCACCATCTTCTGCAGCCCCTACCACAACCAGCCGTGCGGAGAGCACTGTGCCCAGGTCCCTGCCCCCTCATCTTGGCTTCTCTCAGAACAAAGATGTCCCATCGGCTGCTGGTGGACCTCTCACA AATGGCTATGGTGGCATGAAGGCACAGAGCGCGCAGGACA CTACGTCATCAACGCCCAGGACAGTAAAAACTGAGTCTCCTGTTATGACGAGTGACGGTGGCTCTGGCCACCATATCTCTTCCCCTGCTGTCACACCTTCCCACTCAACACCCATCCCCTCGCTCAGCAA TCACGTGACCACTGCTCACTCATCTGGATCAGCCCTCGCCACAAGTTCATCCATGACA ATAAGTAATGAGGAGAACAGCAATAGCGGCAATCTGCATGCCTTTACGTCGTCGTCAAGCCAAGGTGTTAATCCCAGTCCTTCAGCTCCCCTGGCTGTCAGCAGCTCAACTACTAACAGTATGCACTCTTCTGGAGCAACTGGACTTACTCCTAATGGCTCTAACACCACACACTCAGCTGCAGGCAGCCGCACTGCACCCCTGCTAACTACCACCTCCG GTAAGGCTCCTCCCAACTTGGCCCAAGGAGTGCCGCCTCTCCTGGCCAACCAGTACATCATGGGCCCTGGCGGCTTGCTCCCTGCTTACCCA cAAATCTATGGATACGAGGATTTGCAAATGCTACAATCCCGCCTTCCTATG GACTATTATGGTGTAACATTCCCTGGTACTGCAGCTACTATACCTGGGAGAGATGCTCTGGCCAATAATCCATATTCTg GTGAAGCAACAAAGTTTGGCAGGAATGACTCTTCGTCTCCAGCTCCTCCAACCAGCCTGTCTACAGCTGGGGTGCAGTCGCAGCCCCAGCAGGCACCACAGGCAGGGACTCAGGGGCAGGGCCAGGGACAGAGCCAGGGTCAGCAAACACAGAACCAGGCCTTTCTTAACCCACCTCTGCCCCCTGGCTACGGATACACTG GTCTGCCGTACTATGCTGGTATGCCCGGGGTTCCCTCAGCCTTCCAGTACGGCCCCACCGTTTTTGTGCCTCCTGCTTCAGCCAAGCAACCTGCAATGGGACTGGCCAACCCCTCCAATCAGTACCACCAACAGCATCAGCCCAGTTATGGACAGCATGCATACGGCACAG cCTTTGATGACCTGTCTCAAGCCCACGGTGGGGAGTACAGTAAGGGAGGGTACGGAGGCTCTGCCCAGTCACAGGCCAAGTCAGCGGGCAGCGGCCCAGGGAAAG ATGATTCTACAGTCAAGAGTGTTCTGGAGAAAG CACCAGGACTCTCTGGATCAGGTACCAGTGGAGGAGTACCTGACATGGGAGGTTCAATCTACAGTAAAACACAG TCATTTGATAAGCAGGCCTTCCACACGGGGACCCCACCTCCCTTCAACCTGCCTTCGGCACTGGGTGGAACAGGGCCCCTGAACCCTGGGGCTGCTCCGGGCTATGCCCCTGCTCCCTTCCTGCACATCCTGCCACCGCACCAACAGCCCCACTCCCAACTGCTGCACCATCACATCACACAGGACGGACAG GGGGGTCCTGGTCAGCGCAGTCAGTCCAGCAGCATGCAGCAGAAAAACCAAGGCAGCAAGTCCAGCTACGGCAGCTCTCCCTACTGGGCCAACTGA
- the LOC113138876 gene encoding ubiquitin-associated protein 2-like isoform X3, producing the protein MMTSVVSNQARGTRDRTLSSTTQTTQPQKQIQATAEQIRLAQVIYDKNDGDFEDKVKQLIEVSGKTQDECMVALHDCNEDVNRAINFLLESTSDTNSWETVGKKRSLGKEGGPSETKESREKKGGEREASRGRGASSRRGRGISRGREGRFEENGFEVAPGERGGDRGRRGRGRGTGARGRGRAAAGNRFSSQGMGTFNPADYSANSGACQETWDGDGNEPAEGTGTWGGNLEDWTSEDWNEDLSETKVFTASSAPANHITPGHNVDLATILPKAGVSVGASMDSDLGVIVDCPSAEDLGQGLVFTNSHHNGRTATHSYAHATANSYAHAASASATCPHPALSSVLGSGFGSLNVPKPAPTSDIRTSEQLNGPRLGQRASQTLAATSNSSLSKDARPPPMQSPAPASSPSVDVKPQRVENGPVTAQHLEMKLQPEPSAVLSQLAQRQQQSSILPNTEPLGLSLSHAPEVPTPPGHESSAPPLRDGASPGVKLPGMEPSITEPPQRQLKTQRRRVPPPSKIPSSAVEMPGSADISGLNVQFGALDFGSEAGSGTVDMTQAESVREQAPKQISAPAPMPVPAVAPTQQPQSSLFSKSGSVSEHMSSLSTLPSAVSDPSFPSPSLGLPSATASPSSAAPTTTSRAESTVPRSLPPHLGFSQNKDVPSAAGGPLTNGYGGMKAQSAQDTTSSTPRTVKTESPVMTSDGGSGHHISSPAVTPSHSTPIPSLSNHVTTAHSSGSALATSSSMTISNEENSNSGNLHAFTSSSSQGVNPSPSAPLAVSSSTTNSMHSSGATGLTPNGSNTTHSAAGSRTAPLLTTTSGKAPPNLAQGVPPLLANQYIMGPGGLLPAYPQIYGYEDLQMLQSRLPMDYYGVTFPGTAATIPGRDALANNPYSGEATKFGRNDSSSPAPPTSLSTAGVQSQPQQAPQAGTQGQGQGQSQGQQTQNQAFLNPPLPPGYGYTGLPYYAGMPGVPSAFQYGPTVFVPPASAKQPAMGLANPSNQYHQQHQPSYGQHAYGTAPGLSGSGTSGGVPDMGGSIYSKTQSFDKQAFHTGTPPPFNLPSALGGTGPLNPGAAPGYAPAPFLHILPPHQQPHSQLLHHHITQDGQGGPGQRSQSSSMQQKNQGSKSSYGSSPYWAN; encoded by the exons atgatgaCTTCAGTGGTCAGCAACCAAGCCCGGGGAACTCGGGACAGAACGCTGTCCTCCaccacacaaaccacacagcCACAGAAACAGATACAG GCCACGGCAGAGCAGATCCGTTTAGCCCAAGTGATCTATGACAAAAATGATGGTGACTTTGAAGACAAGGTCAAACAG CTGATTGAAGTAAGTGGCAAGACCCAAGATGAGTGCATGGTAGCACTCCATGACTGCAATGAGGATGTAAACAGAGCCATCAATTTTCTGTTGGAGAGCACTTCTGACACA AACTCTTGGGAGACTGTCGGAAAGAAGCGCAGCCTTGGAAAAGAGGGAGGACCCTCAGAGACAAAGGAGAGCAgggaaaagaaaggaggagagagggaagccAGTCGTGGACGTGGGGCGTCCAGTAGGAGGGGCAGAGGCATCAGCAGAGGGCGTGAGG GTCGATTTGAAGAGAATGGATTTGAGGTGGCTCCTGGAGAAAGAGGGGGAGACCGTGGACGCAGGGGGCGTGGCAGAG GTACAGGGGCTCGTGGTAGAGGAAGAGCAGCTGCTGGCAACAGGTTCTCCTCCCAAGGAATGGG CACCTTCAACCCTGCTGACTACTCTGCTAACTCTGGAGCTTGCCAGGAGACATGGGATGGGGATGGAAACGAACCTGCTGAGGGAACTG gaACATGGGGAGGTAATCTGGAAGACTGGACTTCAGAAGACTGGAATGAGGAT TTGTCTGAGACCAAAGTTTTCACTGCCTCTTCTGCTCCAGCAAATCACATCACACCCGGACACAA TGTGGACCTGGCTACCATACTGCCTAAGGCTGGAGTCAGTGTAGGAGCGTCTATGGATTCTGACTTGGGGGTGATAGTTGATTGCCCTTCAGCTGAGGATTTGGGCCAAGGCCTGGTATTCACCAATTCCCATCACAACGGACGCACTGCAACACACAGCTACGCACATGCTACAGCCAACAGCTACGCCCATGCTGCCTCTGCCAGTGCCACCTGTCCACATCCTGCTTTG TCCTCAGTCCTGGGCTCTGGCTTTGGGTCTCTGAATGTACCTAAGCCAGCACCTACCTCTGATATCAGGACATCAGAGCAGCTCAATGGGCCTCGGCTTGGTCAGAGAGCCAGTCAGACGTTGGCTGCCACCAGCAACAGCAGTCTTTCCAAAGATGCAAGACCACCTCCGATGCAAAGTCCCGCTCctgcctcctctccctctgtagACGTCAAACCTCAGCGAGTAGAGAATGGCCCTGTGACTGCCCAACACT TGGAGATGAAGCTTCAGCCAGAGCCATCAGCAGTGCTCAGCCAGCTGGCTCAGAGGCAACAACAATCCTCAATCCTTCCCAACACAGAGCCTCTGGGCTTGTCACTGTCACATGCTCCAGAGGTCCCCACACCACCAG GCCATGAGTCCTCTGCTCCCCCTCTAAGAGATGGAGCTTCTCCTGGAGTAAAGCTGCCAGGCATGGAGCCTAGCATCACAGAACCCCCTCAACGGCAGCTAAAGACACAGAGACGCAGAGTACCTCCTCCCTCAAAG ATCCCGTCGTCAGCAGTGGAGATGCCTGGCTCAGCGGATATATCTGGCCTGAATGTTCAGTTTGGAGCACTTGACTTTGGGTCTGAGGCTGGTAGTGGAACAGTAGACATGACACAGGCAGAGTCGGTCAGGGAACAAGCCCCCAAACAGATCTCAGCTCCAGCACCCATGCCTGTCCCTGCTGTGGCTCCCACACAGCAGCCACAAAGCAGCCTGTTCTCTAAGTCAGGATCTGTGAG TGAACACATGAGCAGCTTATCCACCTTACCCTCAGCTGTATCAGATCCCAGCTTCCCCTCACCCTCTCTGGGTCTGCCCAGTGCTACAGCTTCACCATCTTCTGCAGCCCCTACCACAACCAGCCGTGCGGAGAGCACTGTGCCCAGGTCCCTGCCCCCTCATCTTGGCTTCTCTCAGAACAAAGATGTCCCATCGGCTGCTGGTGGACCTCTCACA AATGGCTATGGTGGCATGAAGGCACAGAGCGCGCAGGACA CTACGTCATCAACGCCCAGGACAGTAAAAACTGAGTCTCCTGTTATGACGAGTGACGGTGGCTCTGGCCACCATATCTCTTCCCCTGCTGTCACACCTTCCCACTCAACACCCATCCCCTCGCTCAGCAA TCACGTGACCACTGCTCACTCATCTGGATCAGCCCTCGCCACAAGTTCATCCATGACA ATAAGTAATGAGGAGAACAGCAATAGCGGCAATCTGCATGCCTTTACGTCGTCGTCAAGCCAAGGTGTTAATCCCAGTCCTTCAGCTCCCCTGGCTGTCAGCAGCTCAACTACTAACAGTATGCACTCTTCTGGAGCAACTGGACTTACTCCTAATGGCTCTAACACCACACACTCAGCTGCAGGCAGCCGCACTGCACCCCTGCTAACTACCACCTCCG GTAAGGCTCCTCCCAACTTGGCCCAAGGAGTGCCGCCTCTCCTGGCCAACCAGTACATCATGGGCCCTGGCGGCTTGCTCCCTGCTTACCCA cAAATCTATGGATACGAGGATTTGCAAATGCTACAATCCCGCCTTCCTATG GACTATTATGGTGTAACATTCCCTGGTACTGCAGCTACTATACCTGGGAGAGATGCTCTGGCCAATAATCCATATTCTg GTGAAGCAACAAAGTTTGGCAGGAATGACTCTTCGTCTCCAGCTCCTCCAACCAGCCTGTCTACAGCTGGGGTGCAGTCGCAGCCCCAGCAGGCACCACAGGCAGGGACTCAGGGGCAGGGCCAGGGACAGAGCCAGGGTCAGCAAACACAGAACCAGGCCTTTCTTAACCCACCTCTGCCCCCTGGCTACGGATACACTG GTCTGCCGTACTATGCTGGTATGCCCGGGGTTCCCTCAGCCTTCCAGTACGGCCCCACCGTTTTTGTGCCTCCTGCTTCAGCCAAGCAACCTGCAATGGGACTGGCCAACCCCTCCAATCAGTACCACCAACAGCATCAGCCCAGTTATGGACAGCATGCATACGGCACAG CACCAGGACTCTCTGGATCAGGTACCAGTGGAGGAGTACCTGACATGGGAGGTTCAATCTACAGTAAAACACAG TCATTTGATAAGCAGGCCTTCCACACGGGGACCCCACCTCCCTTCAACCTGCCTTCGGCACTGGGTGGAACAGGGCCCCTGAACCCTGGGGCTGCTCCGGGCTATGCCCCTGCTCCCTTCCTGCACATCCTGCCACCGCACCAACAGCCCCACTCCCAACTGCTGCACCATCACATCACACAGGACGGACAG GGGGGTCCTGGTCAGCGCAGTCAGTCCAGCAGCATGCAGCAGAAAAACCAAGGCAGCAAGTCCAGCTACGGCAGCTCTCCCTACTGGGCCAACTGA
- the LOC113138876 gene encoding ubiquitin-associated protein 2-like isoform X2, whose product MMTSVVSNQARGTRDRTLSSTTQTTQPQKQIQATAEQIRLAQVIYDKNDGDFEDKVKQLIEVSGKTQDECMVALHDCNEDVNRAINFLLESTSDTNSWETVGKKRSLGKEGGPSETKESREKKGGEREASRGRGASSRRGRGISRGREGRFEENGFEVAPGERGGDRGRRGRGRGTGARGRGRAAAGNRFSSQGMGTFNPADYSANSGACQETWDGDGNEPAEGTGTWGGNLEDWTSEDWNEDLSETKVFTASSAPANHITPGHNVDLATILPKAGVSVGASMDSDLGVIVDCPSAEDLGQGLVFTNSHHNGRTATHSYAHATANSYAHAASASATCPHPALSSVLGSGFGSLNVPKPAPTSDIRTSEQLNGPRLGQRASQTLAATSNSSLSKDARPPPMQSPAPASSPSVDVKPQRVENGPVTAQHLEMKLQPEPSAVLSQLAQRQQQSSILPNTEPLGLSLSHAPEVPTPPGHESSAPPLRDGASPGVKLPGMEPSITEPPQRQLKTQRRRVPPPSKIPSSAVEMPGSADISGLNVQFGALDFGSEAGSGTVDMTQAESVREQAPKQISAPAPMPVPAVAPTQQPQSSLFSKSGSVSEHMSSLSTLPSAVSDPSFPSPSLGLPSATASPSSAAPTTTSRAESTVPRSLPPHLGFSQNKDVPSAAGGPLTNGYGGMKAQSAQDTTSSTPRTVKTESPVMTSDGGSGHHISSPAVTPSHSTPIPSLSNHVTTAHSSGSALATSSSMTISNEENSNSGNLHAFTSSSSQGVNPSPSAPLAVSSSTTNSMHSSGATGLTPNGSNTTHSAAGSRTAPLLTTTSGKAPPNLAQGVPPLLANQYIMGPGGLLPAYPQIYGYEDLQMLQSRLPMDYYGVTFPGTAATIPGRDALANNPYSGEATKFGRNDSSSPAPPTSLSTAGVQSQPQQAPQAGTQGQGQGQSQGQQTQNQAFLNPPLPPGYGYTGLPYYAGMPGVPSAFQYGPTVFVPPASAKQPAMGLANPSNQYHQQHQPSYGQHAYGTAFDDLSQAHGGEYSKGGYGGSAQSQAKSAGSGPGKAPGLSGSGTSGGVPDMGGSIYSKTQSFDKQAFHTGTPPPFNLPSALGGTGPLNPGAAPGYAPAPFLHILPPHQQPHSQLLHHHITQDGQGGPGQRSQSSSMQQKNQGSKSSYGSSPYWAN is encoded by the exons atgatgaCTTCAGTGGTCAGCAACCAAGCCCGGGGAACTCGGGACAGAACGCTGTCCTCCaccacacaaaccacacagcCACAGAAACAGATACAG GCCACGGCAGAGCAGATCCGTTTAGCCCAAGTGATCTATGACAAAAATGATGGTGACTTTGAAGACAAGGTCAAACAG CTGATTGAAGTAAGTGGCAAGACCCAAGATGAGTGCATGGTAGCACTCCATGACTGCAATGAGGATGTAAACAGAGCCATCAATTTTCTGTTGGAGAGCACTTCTGACACA AACTCTTGGGAGACTGTCGGAAAGAAGCGCAGCCTTGGAAAAGAGGGAGGACCCTCAGAGACAAAGGAGAGCAgggaaaagaaaggaggagagagggaagccAGTCGTGGACGTGGGGCGTCCAGTAGGAGGGGCAGAGGCATCAGCAGAGGGCGTGAGG GTCGATTTGAAGAGAATGGATTTGAGGTGGCTCCTGGAGAAAGAGGGGGAGACCGTGGACGCAGGGGGCGTGGCAGAG GTACAGGGGCTCGTGGTAGAGGAAGAGCAGCTGCTGGCAACAGGTTCTCCTCCCAAGGAATGGG CACCTTCAACCCTGCTGACTACTCTGCTAACTCTGGAGCTTGCCAGGAGACATGGGATGGGGATGGAAACGAACCTGCTGAGGGAACTG gaACATGGGGAGGTAATCTGGAAGACTGGACTTCAGAAGACTGGAATGAGGAT TTGTCTGAGACCAAAGTTTTCACTGCCTCTTCTGCTCCAGCAAATCACATCACACCCGGACACAA TGTGGACCTGGCTACCATACTGCCTAAGGCTGGAGTCAGTGTAGGAGCGTCTATGGATTCTGACTTGGGGGTGATAGTTGATTGCCCTTCAGCTGAGGATTTGGGCCAAGGCCTGGTATTCACCAATTCCCATCACAACGGACGCACTGCAACACACAGCTACGCACATGCTACAGCCAACAGCTACGCCCATGCTGCCTCTGCCAGTGCCACCTGTCCACATCCTGCTTTG TCCTCAGTCCTGGGCTCTGGCTTTGGGTCTCTGAATGTACCTAAGCCAGCACCTACCTCTGATATCAGGACATCAGAGCAGCTCAATGGGCCTCGGCTTGGTCAGAGAGCCAGTCAGACGTTGGCTGCCACCAGCAACAGCAGTCTTTCCAAAGATGCAAGACCACCTCCGATGCAAAGTCCCGCTCctgcctcctctccctctgtagACGTCAAACCTCAGCGAGTAGAGAATGGCCCTGTGACTGCCCAACACT TGGAGATGAAGCTTCAGCCAGAGCCATCAGCAGTGCTCAGCCAGCTGGCTCAGAGGCAACAACAATCCTCAATCCTTCCCAACACAGAGCCTCTGGGCTTGTCACTGTCACATGCTCCAGAGGTCCCCACACCACCAG GCCATGAGTCCTCTGCTCCCCCTCTAAGAGATGGAGCTTCTCCTGGAGTAAAGCTGCCAGGCATGGAGCCTAGCATCACAGAACCCCCTCAACGGCAGCTAAAGACACAGAGACGCAGAGTACCTCCTCCCTCAAAG ATCCCGTCGTCAGCAGTGGAGATGCCTGGCTCAGCGGATATATCTGGCCTGAATGTTCAGTTTGGAGCACTTGACTTTGGGTCTGAGGCTGGTAGTGGAACAGTAGACATGACACAGGCAGAGTCGGTCAGGGAACAAGCCCCCAAACAGATCTCAGCTCCAGCACCCATGCCTGTCCCTGCTGTGGCTCCCACACAGCAGCCACAAAGCAGCCTGTTCTCTAAGTCAGGATCTGTGAG TGAACACATGAGCAGCTTATCCACCTTACCCTCAGCTGTATCAGATCCCAGCTTCCCCTCACCCTCTCTGGGTCTGCCCAGTGCTACAGCTTCACCATCTTCTGCAGCCCCTACCACAACCAGCCGTGCGGAGAGCACTGTGCCCAGGTCCCTGCCCCCTCATCTTGGCTTCTCTCAGAACAAAGATGTCCCATCGGCTGCTGGTGGACCTCTCACA AATGGCTATGGTGGCATGAAGGCACAGAGCGCGCAGGACA CTACGTCATCAACGCCCAGGACAGTAAAAACTGAGTCTCCTGTTATGACGAGTGACGGTGGCTCTGGCCACCATATCTCTTCCCCTGCTGTCACACCTTCCCACTCAACACCCATCCCCTCGCTCAGCAA TCACGTGACCACTGCTCACTCATCTGGATCAGCCCTCGCCACAAGTTCATCCATGACA ATAAGTAATGAGGAGAACAGCAATAGCGGCAATCTGCATGCCTTTACGTCGTCGTCAAGCCAAGGTGTTAATCCCAGTCCTTCAGCTCCCCTGGCTGTCAGCAGCTCAACTACTAACAGTATGCACTCTTCTGGAGCAACTGGACTTACTCCTAATGGCTCTAACACCACACACTCAGCTGCAGGCAGCCGCACTGCACCCCTGCTAACTACCACCTCCG GTAAGGCTCCTCCCAACTTGGCCCAAGGAGTGCCGCCTCTCCTGGCCAACCAGTACATCATGGGCCCTGGCGGCTTGCTCCCTGCTTACCCA cAAATCTATGGATACGAGGATTTGCAAATGCTACAATCCCGCCTTCCTATG GACTATTATGGTGTAACATTCCCTGGTACTGCAGCTACTATACCTGGGAGAGATGCTCTGGCCAATAATCCATATTCTg GTGAAGCAACAAAGTTTGGCAGGAATGACTCTTCGTCTCCAGCTCCTCCAACCAGCCTGTCTACAGCTGGGGTGCAGTCGCAGCCCCAGCAGGCACCACAGGCAGGGACTCAGGGGCAGGGCCAGGGACAGAGCCAGGGTCAGCAAACACAGAACCAGGCCTTTCTTAACCCACCTCTGCCCCCTGGCTACGGATACACTG GTCTGCCGTACTATGCTGGTATGCCCGGGGTTCCCTCAGCCTTCCAGTACGGCCCCACCGTTTTTGTGCCTCCTGCTTCAGCCAAGCAACCTGCAATGGGACTGGCCAACCCCTCCAATCAGTACCACCAACAGCATCAGCCCAGTTATGGACAGCATGCATACGGCACAG cCTTTGATGACCTGTCTCAAGCCCACGGTGGGGAGTACAGTAAGGGAGGGTACGGAGGCTCTGCCCAGTCACAGGCCAAGTCAGCGGGCAGCGGCCCAGGGAAAG CACCAGGACTCTCTGGATCAGGTACCAGTGGAGGAGTACCTGACATGGGAGGTTCAATCTACAGTAAAACACAG TCATTTGATAAGCAGGCCTTCCACACGGGGACCCCACCTCCCTTCAACCTGCCTTCGGCACTGGGTGGAACAGGGCCCCTGAACCCTGGGGCTGCTCCGGGCTATGCCCCTGCTCCCTTCCTGCACATCCTGCCACCGCACCAACAGCCCCACTCCCAACTGCTGCACCATCACATCACACAGGACGGACAG GGGGGTCCTGGTCAGCGCAGTCAGTCCAGCAGCATGCAGCAGAAAAACCAAGGCAGCAAGTCCAGCTACGGCAGCTCTCCCTACTGGGCCAACTGA